CGATTTCAATACTTTTCTCTAATTTATACATATGTTTCCCCCTTCCCCTTTGTAAAAAAAGTGTAGCATAAAATGAATGATGAGTCATTTTTAGCGTAAATTTCCATTTGAAGCCCCATGAGTGATCTATTTTAATCTGCCCAAGTATTTCTGAAGAAAAAAACGCCCACCAAGGTGAGCGTCTTCTCCTAATTATTCATTTGTTCCAGTTTCTACATCGTATGCTGTAATCCAATCACTATAGCTTCCTGTATAGAGCTGAATATTTTCATACCCTTCATCTGCAAGTACTGCGTAGAGCGGTGATGCTGTGACACCACTGCCACAATAAACCACTATCTGTTCATCTTGTGCAACCTTCGCACGAAGCGCATCATTAGCTTGCAGTGTTCCTTCAACTTTTAACTGCTCCCAATCAAAGTTTTTAGCAGTTGGGATATGACCCGCCACTTTATCAAGCGGTTCAACTTCACCACGGTAACGGGCAGCAGCTCGTGCATCTAATAGCGTTGCTGACTGTTCTCCATCAACAATTGCCTTAACTACTTCACGTGGCGCATACAGATGATCTTGCCAATTCAAATCAAGCGTTGTCGGCGCATATTTCACAATATCCTTTGTGAACGTCACTTTTTCTTCCAATGCCGTCGCTCCACCATTGACAATGACCACATTTGGGAAACCTGCATAGGTTAACATCCACCAAGCGCGCGGTGCAAACGGTGATGCTCCTTGGTCATAAACGACAATTTGATCTTCGTAGCGCAGACCTAATTCTTGAAAGACAGACGTAAGCTTTTCCTTACTCGGCATCGGATGTCGGCCGTTTTCGCTTTCCATATCCGATAAATCCTGCTCTAAATCAACATACACCGCTCCTGGTGCATGACCTGCCTCAAATGCTTGCTTTCCAAATTGTTTGTTTTGTAAATCATAGCGAGCATCTACAAAACGGACACCGTCAACTTGAATTTCCTCAATTGTTTTGAACACTTTTCCCATGTGAATCACCTCATGCGTATTGTAGTTGTGCGTAAATTGATTTCCACGAAGCTAATCGACTTTCCTCTTGTAACACAAGTCGTTCAGTTGCAATTTGCTCTAGTGCTTGATGGTAAATATGCAAGCGTAATCTTTCCGCTTCTTCACCGATATAGGCAATGGCCCAAGTCATGAGTGCTACTTTTTGTCCATCTAAATAATTTTGAGCATCTGGCTTTGTTAATGCTTCTAACGCTTCACTTAGCTTGACTTTTTCATTTTTCTCAAAGAATGCTTTTTGATTACGGAAATGCGATTTCACACTTGCATATTTTGTAACATCTGCAAATGGACCTTCAAATGCTAATAAATCTGGCTCAGATGATTCAAAGGCTAAAAACGAGAAGCTACGGTTCATTTCTTTCAGCTCACGGACTTCGTCTTTAAAACGAAGTTGCATTTTCTTACTAATAAATTGGGATAAGCGGAAGTTTGTAACACGCATTTCCTGTGTAAAATCAAATCGTAAGCTTTGCAAGACTTCTTTCAACGCATGCTCTAATGCTTGCTGTGCAGGCATAGCCGCAAAGGTTGAAGGGTTATAACCTTCTTTAAAGAATTCAGGGTAGCGATAAAAGACGCGTTGTAAAACATAATACAATAATTCATCTAGTTCCTGTTTTGTTTCACTTTCCATCATGCTTGTATTTAAGGCATTAAACTTCGATTTAATGTGCTGTTCAAGCGTAGTCAGCTCAGCTAAACGCTCATCTTTACGTTTTAAGTTTTCCTCTGTTTGAGCAATTAAATCACCTAAACGTTGCTCTGTTTTGTCCACTTCTTCTGCAAGTGCCTGCACCGCTAATGCACTTAACTCATCATTTAAAAATGTATGGAAAGCATCCTCGAACGGAGGCATGCCCGATGCAAATGAAGCACCCTCTACTTTTTCTTTTAATGCCATTAAGCTAGATACCCCATATAAACGTGGGAAACGAATACCAAAGCGTTGTAATTCTGAACGAACATAACCTTTTACATCTTCTTGTTCTTCTTCTGTCGTTGCCAAATCAATCGCATTAACGATAAAGAACATTTTATCAAGTTCAAAGGCATCCTTTACACGACCTAATTGAATTAAAAACTCTCGATCCGCTTTAGCAAATGCGTGGTTATAGTACGTAATAAATAAAATGGCATCCGCATTACGAATATATTCAAAGGCAACCCCTGTGTGACGCGCATTGATGGAATCTGCCCCCGGCGTATCGACAAGCGTTACACCCATACGCGTTAACGGACTATCATAATAAAAGTCAATATTATCGACGAAGCATGATTTATTTTCTTGTGCTACAAATTTTTCAAACTCTTCACGCTCTACACGTAACACTTGTCCAAGTTCCGTTTTAAATGTTGGATAGCCTTCTTTATATGCACGAATAAATGATTTATGCACATTTAATCGTTCATCAGTAAGCTGTACCGCTAGTCCTTCATCTGCACGGTTAAATGCTTCATCTAAAGACGAAACCGTTAAACCAATCGCCGCATAAGAACCTTGGATATCCTCAAGCATTTGTGCTGCCGTTTTTAACTGAACATCTGCTGTTTCGTGAGGATGCTCTGGTGTCACCGGACGAATTTTATTAATAGCCGCTGTTGTAGGATTAGGTGATACTGGTAACACTTTTGCACCCATTAGGGCATTCGAGAAGGAAGATTTCCCTGCACTAAACGCACCGAATAATGCAATCGTAAAGTCCTTTTTCTGTAATCGCTCTACTTTGTTTTCTAAATAGCTTGCTACTTCTGCAAAACCTTGGACCTCTTTCACCGCATTGGCTGTATGAAGTGCCCGTTTTATAACACCTTCAATAGGTAGACTAGATGTACTCACTGCATGTTGCGTTTCCTCTTGCTGAATAATCTCTTCTTTTGGTTTGAGCATCGACTCGTCAAATAATCGGATATCTGCTAAATCCTGCTCAAACGCTTTTTCCCAAAGTGTGAGTTGATCATTCGCTTCTTTTCGAATTTCATTGCTTGCTTGATGCATAACACCTGCACTATATTGCTGATAACTTTCGATTTCTAGTACAGCTTGAATGGCATCTACTTTCGCCTGCATACCAGCCATTTTCAACTTAGATGGTGCTGCTGTTTCAGTTGCAACAGTTTGTAACGTTGTTGCTTGGGCATCCTTCCACACATCTGTTTCCTGTATAAAATAACGTTTCGTTGCTTCTGCAACACGGTTGGCAAAATTAAGAACAGCCTCTCCTGTTAATATAGCACCGACTTGTACTTGCTGTTCAATTAACGAAAATGGTAAATCAAATACATAAGCATCCACTGCTTGCGCACGTTCCTCACTTAACGCCCCGACATCTTTTAATGCCTTTTTCATTAACCCTTTTAAATGACCCGTAATTTGAGCGTGTACAACTGTTTGATAGGCACTGTATGCTTCTTCTTTACGACGATTACGCTCTTCCTCAGTTTTCTTTTTCGCTGAAAATAAACCGCCTACTTTAAACCCTTCCTGCTTACTTTCTAAATAAAGACGCAATTTATCTCGCACATCGGCCGGCATAATGGTTGCATTAGCAAGTAACTCTTTACGTTCTTCCTCAAATGTTTCATTCCAAGCTTCCACTGAGAATAATTCTACTTGACGATTTAACTTATTATATTGCTCTAAAATATCCTGATGATGTGCCCAATCATCGGCACTTAAAATATCTTCATCAATATCTAAACGATCTTGCTTTTCTTCCATTAAGAAGTTGTCATGCTCACTTTGCAATAAACGTAGCGTATTGGTCGCTGTCTGTACAAGCTGATCTTGCCAATCGTTCATGCTATCCATCACAATTTTTTTCACTGTTTCAAAATCATTATTTGGATGCTCTGGCTCTCGTAAAGATGTGAAAAAGACGCCTTTTGGCACAACGCCCCATGCTGAAAATGAATTGTGAACAGTCGCTTTAAAGTCTTCAAAGCTTAATTCATTTTCCTTATGCTTATCAATCATATTAACGATTAAATATACATTCGGATTATATTTCATTAATTGTTTTGTAAATTGAAAGTTCAACTCCGATTGAACATGATTATAGTCCATTGTATAGAATACAATATCTGCAATATGAAGCGCTGATTCTGTAGACATACGGTGTGCGTCATCTGTCGAGTCAACACCAGGTGTATCCATCACTGTTACGCCAAGAGGTAATGTAGAAGCGCTATGACCAATTTCAATTTGTGATACAAGATCTCCATTTTTGCTGAGTTCTTTAACGGTTTTAAAATCATATCCCGCTTCAAACTTAACAGGTTTTTCATTATGCATATAAACGACGGCGAAATCTTCTTCTGACTTATACACCTTCACAATATTTGCACTTGTCGGTATCGGGCTTGACGCAAGTAAATTCTCACCAGATAAGGCATTAATCATACTTGATTTACCAGCAGAGAAATGGCCAGCAAAACCGATGACATATTCTTTCTGTTGTAATTTACGTGCAAATAGCGAGGTTTTATCCATACGCTCTGTATCACCATTATGCTGATAGATTATGTATTGTAATGAAGCTTGCTTTAAAAGCCCCTCTAGTTGTTGGTCAAATTCTTTCATAAAACTGTAACCCCTTTATCCTTTTAATTATTCACAATTAGTATTCTACCTTATTAGATATGCAAAGTATAACACTAATTTACTTTGAAAAGCATATATATCAAGGTTTCAGACGTAATATTCGTCAACATAGTCATGTT
This genomic interval from Lysinibacillus sphaericus contains the following:
- a CDS encoding sulfurtransferase; this encodes MGKVFKTIEEIQVDGVRFVDARYDLQNKQFGKQAFEAGHAPGAVYVDLEQDLSDMESENGRHPMPSKEKLTSVFQELGLRYEDQIVVYDQGASPFAPRAWWMLTYAGFPNVVIVNGGATALEEKVTFTKDIVKYAPTTLDLNWQDHLYAPREVVKAIVDGEQSATLLDARAAARYRGEVEPLDKVAGHIPTAKNFDWEQLKVEGTLQANDALRAKVAQDEQIVVYCGSGVTASPLYAVLADEGYENIQLYTGSYSDWITAYDVETGTNE
- a CDS encoding dynamin family protein: MKEFDQQLEGLLKQASLQYIIYQHNGDTERMDKTSLFARKLQQKEYVIGFAGHFSAGKSSMINALSGENLLASSPIPTSANIVKVYKSEEDFAVVYMHNEKPVKFEAGYDFKTVKELSKNGDLVSQIEIGHSASTLPLGVTVMDTPGVDSTDDAHRMSTESALHIADIVFYTMDYNHVQSELNFQFTKQLMKYNPNVYLIVNMIDKHKENELSFEDFKATVHNSFSAWGVVPKGVFFTSLREPEHPNNDFETVKKIVMDSMNDWQDQLVQTATNTLRLLQSEHDNFLMEEKQDRLDIDEDILSADDWAHHQDILEQYNKLNRQVELFSVEAWNETFEEERKELLANATIMPADVRDKLRLYLESKQEGFKVGGLFSAKKKTEEERNRRKEEAYSAYQTVVHAQITGHLKGLMKKALKDVGALSEERAQAVDAYVFDLPFSLIEQQVQVGAILTGEAVLNFANRVAEATKRYFIQETDVWKDAQATTLQTVATETAAPSKLKMAGMQAKVDAIQAVLEIESYQQYSAGVMHQASNEIRKEANDQLTLWEKAFEQDLADIRLFDESMLKPKEEIIQQEETQHAVSTSSLPIEGVIKRALHTANAVKEVQGFAEVASYLENKVERLQKKDFTIALFGAFSAGKSSFSNALMGAKVLPVSPNPTTAAINKIRPVTPEHPHETADVQLKTAAQMLEDIQGSYAAIGLTVSSLDEAFNRADEGLAVQLTDERLNVHKSFIRAYKEGYPTFKTELGQVLRVEREEFEKFVAQENKSCFVDNIDFYYDSPLTRMGVTLVDTPGADSINARHTGVAFEYIRNADAILFITYYNHAFAKADREFLIQLGRVKDAFELDKMFFIVNAIDLATTEEEQEDVKGYVRSELQRFGIRFPRLYGVSSLMALKEKVEGASFASGMPPFEDAFHTFLNDELSALAVQALAEEVDKTEQRLGDLIAQTEENLKRKDERLAELTTLEQHIKSKFNALNTSMMESETKQELDELLYYVLQRVFYRYPEFFKEGYNPSTFAAMPAQQALEHALKEVLQSLRFDFTQEMRVTNFRLSQFISKKMQLRFKDEVRELKEMNRSFSFLAFESSEPDLLAFEGPFADVTKYASVKSHFRNQKAFFEKNEKVKLSEALEALTKPDAQNYLDGQKVALMTWAIAYIGEEAERLRLHIYHQALEQIATERLVLQEESRLASWKSIYAQLQYA